A stretch of the Comamonas testosteroni TK102 genome encodes the following:
- a CDS encoding putative bifunctional diguanylate cyclase/phosphodiesterase, translated as MPDTSTAQQARDEDAILRLVADTAPAMLAYFDAETRACRFANARYAEHFGHTMQSIVGMDVRDVVGEPIWTQIEPYLNSVAVDSTQTLRYTRQVENEIGRLQHIEAVLRPHEEKGVLKGVVALMTDVSHHHLATQQIRDSEERMRKFAAITTEAIVLHRDGVIMDGNDALSRLVGYSLDELRGTPVLDYVAPEARLRALQNMRSEREDRLESVVVHKNGQLVPVEIEASTMPGEKDRHRIVLLRDLTANLQTRQRMDYLTQHDLLTHLPNRARLNHLLADAIARAAGEQSRLAVLSLDLDQFKSVNDSLSHQAGDLLLCELAQRLRSTVGTQDIVARTGSDDFVIVLPDNPSLLETEALLARLRATAEAPYLIEGTQLVISVSVGVAMYPKDGKCPASLLSNAEAAMQMAKSRGRSFSQFYTPALESRATRMLMQEQMLRNAVERGEFELHYQPQTLMQTGELAGFEALVRWRHPHRGLVSPDEFIGFAENRGLIAAVDRWVLNQACRQAHAWQQQGFPAIPVAVNLSAQEFRQRDVVKEVAQALADTGLEACYLHIEVTETTLMLSGNQMQQTLHALKALGVGLAIDDFGTGYSSLAYLRKHPIDRLKIDRSFVTDLPHNPDAAAIVNAIVQMGQSLHLEILAEGVESTEQLDMLREMGCAMMQGFLVSAPLPAEQASAWMSQHCQLLQRQ; from the coding sequence ATGCCTGATACGTCGACAGCACAGCAAGCGAGGGATGAGGACGCCATTCTTCGACTGGTGGCCGATACAGCACCCGCAATGCTGGCTTATTTTGATGCCGAAACCCGTGCCTGCCGCTTTGCCAACGCGCGCTATGCAGAGCACTTCGGTCACACCATGCAAAGCATCGTGGGCATGGATGTGCGCGACGTCGTGGGCGAGCCGATCTGGACACAGATCGAACCTTATCTGAACTCCGTGGCAGTGGACAGCACCCAGACCCTGCGCTATACGCGCCAGGTCGAAAACGAGATCGGCCGACTGCAGCACATCGAGGCGGTGCTGCGCCCGCATGAGGAAAAAGGCGTGCTCAAGGGGGTCGTGGCGCTGATGACCGACGTCAGCCACCATCATCTGGCGACACAGCAGATACGCGACAGCGAAGAGCGCATGCGCAAGTTCGCTGCCATCACCACCGAAGCCATCGTGCTGCACCGCGATGGCGTCATCATGGACGGCAATGATGCGCTTTCCCGGCTGGTTGGCTATTCGCTCGACGAGCTGCGCGGAACGCCGGTGCTCGATTACGTGGCGCCCGAGGCGCGTCTGCGGGCGCTGCAGAACATGCGCAGCGAGCGTGAAGATCGTCTTGAGTCCGTGGTCGTGCACAAGAACGGCCAGCTCGTCCCGGTGGAGATAGAAGCCAGCACCATGCCCGGGGAAAAAGACCGGCACCGCATCGTCCTGCTGCGCGACCTGACCGCAAACCTCCAGACCCGGCAGCGCATGGACTATCTGACCCAGCATGACCTGCTGACGCATCTGCCCAACCGGGCCCGCCTCAACCATTTGCTGGCCGACGCCATCGCCAGGGCAGCCGGCGAGCAGTCGCGCCTGGCGGTGCTGTCGCTGGACCTGGACCAGTTCAAGTCGGTGAACGATTCGCTCAGCCATCAGGCTGGAGATCTGCTGCTGTGCGAGCTGGCGCAGCGGCTCAGAAGCACCGTCGGCACTCAGGATATCGTGGCCCGCACCGGCAGTGACGACTTTGTCATCGTGCTCCCCGACAACCCAAGCCTGCTGGAGACCGAGGCCCTGCTCGCGCGACTGCGCGCCACGGCAGAGGCGCCCTATCTGATAGAGGGCACCCAGCTGGTGATTTCCGTCAGTGTCGGCGTCGCCATGTATCCCAAGGACGGGAAATGCCCAGCATCCCTGCTGAGCAATGCCGAGGCCGCCATGCAGATGGCCAAGAGCCGCGGCCGCAGTTTCTCCCAGTTCTACACGCCAGCGCTTGAGAGCCGCGCAACACGCATGCTGATGCAGGAGCAGATGCTGCGCAACGCCGTGGAACGCGGCGAGTTCGAGCTGCATTACCAGCCCCAGACCCTGATGCAGACAGGCGAGCTTGCAGGCTTCGAAGCCCTGGTGCGCTGGAGGCACCCGCACCGAGGCCTGGTCTCGCCCGACGAATTCATCGGCTTTGCCGAGAACCGGGGGCTGATCGCGGCCGTGGATCGCTGGGTGCTCAATCAGGCCTGCCGTCAGGCCCATGCCTGGCAGCAACAGGGTTTTCCCGCCATCCCCGTGGCCGTCAACCTGTCGGCACAGGAGTTCCGCCAGCGCGATGTCGTCAAGGAAGTGGCCCAGGCTCTGGCCGACACGGGGCTGGAAGCCTGCTATCTGCATATCGAAGTGACAGAAACCACGCTGATGCTTTCGGGCAACCAGATGCAGCAGACCCTGCATGCCCTCAAGGCGCTGGGGGTGGGCCTGGCCATCGACGACTTCGGCACCGGCTACTCGTCTCTCGCCTATCTGCGCAAGCACCCCATAGACAGGCTCAAGATCGACCGCTCATTCGTGACCGATCTCCCACACAACCCGGATGCCGCCGCCATCGTCAATGCCATCGTGCAGATGGGCCAGAGTCTGCATCTGGAGATTCTGGCCGAGGGTGTGGAAAGCACTGAACAGCTGGACATGCTCAGAGAGATGGGCTGTGCCATGATGCAAGGGTTTCTCGTGTCAGCGCCATTACCTGCCGAGCAGGCTTCGGCATGGATGTCGCAACACTGTCAACTGCTACAAAGACAATAG
- a CDS encoding AMP nucleosidase: MFHTDALQALAHVQQLYREQIDHLRAAMQRFVAGETPAAPIHAYYPFVRIKTTTVAQADTKLTYGFVEGPGTYEATLTRPDLFASYFGEQLRLLILHHQVPIEVGLSDKPIPIHFSFADNDHIEGSLSPERRMLMRDVFDLPDLESMDDGIANGTWRAAAGEALPLSLFTAPRVDYSLHRLRHYTGTAPDWFQNFVLFTNYQFYIDEFIRLGHAEMAKEDSEYIAFVEPGNVVTRRAGLPAEAVDELGNAPPRLPQMPGYHLVRADNSGITMVNIGVGPANAKTITDHIAVLRPHAWMMLGHCAGLRNSQQLGDYVLAHAYVREDHVLDEELPLWVPIPALAEIQVALQQAVADVTQMERADLKRIMRTGTVASTDNRNWELLPDNLPQRRFSQSRAVALDMESATIAANGFRFRVPYGTLLCVSDKPLHGEIKLPGMANHFYRERVDQHLRIGMRAVDILREGGSDRLHSRKLRSFDEVAFQ, encoded by the coding sequence ATGTTCCATACGGACGCCCTCCAGGCGCTAGCCCATGTTCAGCAGTTGTACCGCGAGCAGATCGATCATCTGCGAGCTGCCATGCAGCGCTTCGTGGCGGGAGAAACCCCGGCAGCGCCGATTCACGCCTACTACCCGTTTGTGCGTATCAAGACCACCACGGTGGCGCAGGCCGATACCAAGCTGACCTACGGCTTTGTGGAGGGCCCCGGCACCTATGAGGCCACGCTGACCCGGCCCGACCTGTTTGCCAGCTATTTCGGCGAGCAGTTGCGCCTGCTGATCCTGCACCACCAGGTGCCCATCGAAGTGGGTCTCAGCGACAAGCCCATCCCTATCCATTTCTCGTTCGCCGACAACGACCATATCGAAGGCTCGCTCTCGCCGGAGCGCCGCATGCTGATGCGCGATGTGTTCGATCTGCCGGATCTTGAATCCATGGACGACGGCATCGCCAACGGCACCTGGCGCGCGGCGGCCGGCGAGGCCCTGCCTCTGTCGCTGTTTACCGCGCCGCGCGTGGATTACTCGCTGCACCGCCTGCGCCACTACACAGGCACGGCCCCGGATTGGTTCCAGAACTTCGTGCTGTTCACCAACTACCAGTTCTATATCGACGAATTCATCCGTCTGGGCCATGCCGAGATGGCCAAGGAGGACAGCGAATACATCGCCTTTGTCGAGCCCGGCAATGTGGTGACCCGCCGCGCCGGCCTGCCCGCCGAAGCCGTCGACGAGCTCGGGAATGCGCCGCCGCGCCTGCCGCAGATGCCGGGCTACCACCTGGTGCGCGCGGACAACAGCGGCATCACCATGGTCAATATCGGTGTCGGCCCGGCCAATGCCAAGACCATCACCGACCATATCGCCGTGCTGCGCCCCCATGCCTGGATGATGCTGGGCCATTGCGCGGGTCTGCGCAACAGCCAGCAACTGGGCGACTATGTGCTCGCCCATGCCTATGTGCGCGAGGACCATGTGCTGGACGAAGAGCTGCCGCTGTGGGTGCCGATTCCGGCGCTGGCCGAAATCCAGGTCGCGCTTCAGCAGGCCGTGGCCGACGTGACGCAGATGGAGCGTGCCGACCTCAAGCGCATCATGCGCACCGGCACCGTGGCCAGCACCGACAACCGCAACTGGGAGCTGCTGCCCGACAACCTGCCCCAGCGCCGCTTCAGCCAGAGCCGCGCCGTGGCGCTGGACATGGAATCTGCCACCATTGCCGCCAACGGCTTCCGCTTCCGCGTGCCCTATGGCACCTTGCTGTGCGTCAGCGACAAGCCGCTGCACGGCGAGATCAAGCTGCCCGGCATGGCCAACCATTTCTATCGCGAGCGCGTGGACCAGCATCTGCGCATCGGCATGCGTGCCGTGGACATACTGCGTGAAGGCGGCTCCGACCGCCTGCACAGTCGCAAGCTGCGCAGCTTTGACGAGGTGGCCTTCCAGTAA
- a CDS encoding sensor domain-containing diguanylate cyclase: MLEVDQFSMTLMVAVNLMLVAFSLPWFMGPQLSRAARNAQQFLLLQGLAWLLVLSATRSTSLTWNTLLSVAATAASTSALWQLQKALKGWLGPRRQSLVRALAVLCLLALAGELILIQSQPYRLFWFNICYGLAIASLASLALFPRTPAARTWRYLFFGTGLCTALALLARSYLALHAHRVYSFEQELDPGLSPSWLVPLFTAILFVAILMAWRDEEHRRQQADKPEDSLTGLPLRQAIRNQARHMLNRAQREDLPLALILIDMDHFSHINRRHGYQTGDEALQLMSRTLRKQMRGDEVVARWQGESFCLLIHADQQGVRSLLTRIKSTLQIGAQYELQVELDFSAGCALVPAAWKGLSLNELSSHANAALQQAKKQGRGRVEYSTLTPPPDENPVESDLAPLA, translated from the coding sequence ATGCTCGAGGTCGACCAGTTCTCCATGACATTGATGGTCGCCGTCAATTTGATGCTGGTCGCCTTCTCCCTGCCATGGTTCATGGGCCCCCAGCTGAGCCGGGCCGCCCGCAATGCGCAGCAATTCCTGTTGCTGCAAGGCCTGGCCTGGCTGCTGGTGCTCAGCGCCACGCGCTCCACCTCGCTGACCTGGAACACGCTGCTGTCGGTGGCGGCGACCGCCGCCTCGACAAGCGCTCTGTGGCAGCTGCAAAAGGCGCTCAAGGGCTGGCTGGGCCCCAGAAGACAGTCGCTGGTGCGCGCGCTCGCCGTGCTCTGCCTGCTTGCCCTGGCCGGCGAGCTGATACTGATTCAAAGCCAGCCTTACCGGCTTTTCTGGTTCAACATCTGCTATGGCCTGGCGATTGCCTCGCTGGCCAGCCTGGCCTTGTTTCCGCGTACCCCGGCAGCCAGGACCTGGCGCTATCTGTTCTTCGGCACCGGTCTGTGCACAGCCCTGGCCCTGCTCGCTCGCAGCTATCTGGCTCTGCATGCGCATCGGGTCTACAGCTTTGAACAAGAGCTCGATCCCGGCCTGTCGCCGTCCTGGCTGGTGCCCCTGTTCACCGCCATCCTGTTTGTGGCGATCCTGATGGCCTGGCGTGACGAGGAACACCGCCGGCAGCAGGCGGACAAGCCCGAAGACAGCCTGACCGGCCTGCCGCTGCGCCAGGCCATCCGCAACCAGGCCCGCCACATGCTCAACCGGGCACAACGCGAAGACCTGCCGCTGGCCTTGATCCTGATCGACATGGATCATTTCTCGCACATCAATCGCCGCCATGGCTATCAGACCGGAGACGAGGCCTTGCAGCTGATGTCACGCACGCTGAGAAAGCAGATGCGCGGCGACGAGGTCGTGGCCCGCTGGCAGGGAGAGTCCTTTTGCCTGCTGATTCACGCAGACCAGCAGGGCGTCAGATCGCTGCTGACGCGCATCAAATCCACACTGCAGATTGGCGCGCAATACGAGCTGCAGGTGGAGCTGGACTTCAGCGCGGGTTGCGCACTGGTCCCTGCGGCCTGGAAGGGCCTGAGCCTCAACGAGCTGTCCAGCCACGCCAATGCTGCCTTGCAACAAGCCAAGAAGCAGGGCCGGGGACGGGTGGAGTACAGCACCCTGACTCCTCCGCCCGACGAGAACCCTGTCGAATCCGACCTGGCTCCGCTGGCCTGA
- a CDS encoding GMC family oxidoreductase, translating into MRDYLVVGGGSAGAVLAARLSENPQVSVTLLEAGGEDTSVLIHCPAGLALMAKQKNYNWAMSTVPQPGLGGRRGYQPRGKVMGGSSSINAMIYLRGQPGDYEYWSAQGNPGWGWSDVLPYFLKAECNTRGADALHGASGPLHVSDLCDPNPLAQAFLRAGVQAGHAHNLDFNGTAQDGVGLYQVTHQKGERCSAAKAYLTPVRGSRSNLEIITAAQVRRVLMDARKAVGVEYVQAGHVRQLLCRREVLLCAGALQSPQLLMLSGIGPGEHLQQLGIDVVHHLPGVGEHLHDHPDVVQVVDGPQLKDSFGISLAGLRNVWQGMGRWRHERRGMLTSNFAEAGGFIRSQPQEPVPDLQLHFVVGKLVDHGRKTLLGHGYSCHVCLLQPKSRGRVRLASADAGTMPLIDPAFFAEADDMQRMVRGVHRMRDILDQPALARFEGRELKHSAQARSDEEIEQFIRRYADTIYHPVGSCRMGPGPLDVVDARLLVHGVQGLRVVDASVMPRIVSGNTNAPTIMIAEKAADLIKAAC; encoded by the coding sequence ATGCGTGACTATCTGGTGGTGGGAGGCGGCTCCGCTGGTGCGGTTCTGGCAGCCAGGCTCAGCGAGAACCCACAGGTCAGCGTGACCTTGCTGGAGGCGGGGGGCGAGGACACCAGCGTGCTCATCCACTGCCCCGCAGGGCTGGCGCTGATGGCCAAGCAGAAAAACTACAACTGGGCCATGAGCACGGTGCCGCAGCCCGGGCTCGGTGGTCGGCGGGGCTACCAGCCGCGCGGCAAGGTGATGGGTGGCTCCAGTTCCATCAATGCCATGATCTATCTGCGTGGCCAACCTGGGGACTATGAATATTGGAGCGCTCAGGGCAATCCAGGCTGGGGCTGGAGCGATGTTCTTCCCTATTTTCTGAAGGCCGAATGCAATACGCGCGGCGCGGACGCACTGCATGGTGCCAGCGGTCCCTTGCATGTCTCCGATCTCTGCGACCCGAATCCGCTGGCCCAGGCCTTTTTGCGCGCAGGCGTGCAGGCCGGTCATGCGCACAACCTCGACTTCAACGGCACTGCTCAGGACGGTGTGGGTCTGTATCAGGTCACGCACCAGAAGGGCGAGCGCTGCAGTGCGGCCAAGGCTTATCTGACGCCGGTGCGCGGCAGCCGGTCCAATCTGGAAATCATCACCGCTGCCCAGGTGCGGCGGGTTCTGATGGACGCACGCAAGGCCGTCGGCGTGGAATATGTGCAGGCAGGGCATGTCAGGCAACTGCTCTGCCGACGCGAGGTTCTGCTCTGTGCCGGCGCACTGCAGTCGCCGCAACTGCTGATGCTCTCGGGCATAGGGCCGGGTGAGCATCTGCAGCAGCTGGGCATCGATGTCGTCCACCACCTGCCAGGCGTGGGCGAGCATCTGCACGACCATCCCGATGTGGTCCAGGTGGTGGATGGCCCGCAGCTCAAGGACAGCTTCGGCATCTCGCTTGCCGGTCTCAGGAATGTCTGGCAGGGCATGGGCCGCTGGCGCCATGAGCGCCGGGGCATGCTGACCAGCAATTTCGCCGAAGCCGGCGGCTTTATCCGTAGCCAGCCCCAGGAGCCGGTGCCCGATCTGCAGCTGCATTTTGTGGTGGGCAAGCTGGTCGACCATGGCCGCAAGACCTTGCTGGGCCATGGCTACTCCTGCCATGTCTGCCTGCTGCAGCCCAAGAGCCGGGGGCGCGTCAGGCTGGCCTCTGCCGACGCGGGCACCATGCCGCTCATAGACCCGGCCTTTTTTGCCGAGGCCGACGATATGCAGCGCATGGTGCGCGGCGTGCACCGCATGCGCGACATTCTCGATCAGCCCGCGCTGGCCCGTTTCGAGGGGCGGGAGCTGAAGCATTCTGCGCAGGCGCGCAGCGATGAGGAGATTGAGCAGTTCATCCGCCGTTACGCCGACACCATCTATCACCCCGTGGGCAGCTGCCGCATGGGCCCGGGCCCTCTGGATGTGGTCGATGCCCGCTTGCTGGTGCATGGGGTGCAGGGGCTGCGAGTGGTCGATGCCTCGGTCATGCCGCGCATCGTGAGCGGCAACACGAATGCGCCGACCATCATGATTGCCGAGAAGGCGGCCGATCTGATCAAGGCTGCCTGCTGA
- a CDS encoding 3-hydroxybutyryl-CoA dehydrogenase gives MAIQTVGIIGAGTMGNGIAQACAVSGIDVVMVDISEAAVQKGLATVAGSLDRLIKKEKISEADKSAALARIKTSTSYDDLKSAQLVIEAATENYELKVKILKQLDTLLAQDVIVATNTSSISITQLAAATQRADKFIGMHFFNPVPMMALVEIIRGLQTSDATHDAVKALSEKLGKSPITVKNAPGFVVNRILVPMINEAFQVLSEGTASAEDIDAGMKLGCNQPIGPLALADMIGLDVCLAVMEVYLKEFGDSKYRPCFLLREMVAAGRLGRKTGQGVYTY, from the coding sequence ATGGCAATCCAAACCGTAGGCATCATCGGCGCCGGCACCATGGGCAACGGCATCGCGCAGGCTTGCGCCGTATCGGGCATCGACGTGGTGATGGTGGACATCTCCGAGGCCGCCGTGCAAAAAGGCCTGGCCACCGTGGCCGGCAGCCTGGACCGCCTGATCAAGAAGGAAAAGATCAGCGAAGCCGACAAGAGCGCAGCGCTGGCACGCATCAAGACCTCGACCAGCTACGACGATCTGAAGTCGGCACAGCTGGTGATCGAAGCCGCCACAGAGAATTACGAGCTCAAGGTCAAGATCCTCAAGCAGCTCGATACCCTGCTGGCACAGGATGTGATCGTTGCCACCAACACCTCGTCCATTTCCATCACCCAGCTGGCGGCCGCCACCCAGCGTGCCGACAAGTTCATCGGCATGCATTTCTTCAACCCCGTGCCCATGATGGCCCTGGTGGAGATCATCCGCGGCCTGCAGACCAGCGACGCCACCCACGATGCGGTCAAGGCCCTGTCGGAAAAACTGGGCAAGTCGCCCATCACCGTCAAGAACGCTCCCGGCTTTGTGGTCAACCGCATTCTGGTGCCCATGATCAACGAGGCCTTCCAGGTGCTCAGCGAAGGCACGGCCTCGGCCGAGGACATCGACGCCGGCATGAAGCTGGGCTGCAATCAGCCGATTGGCCCGCTGGCCCTGGCCGACATGATCGGTCTGGACGTCTGCCTGGCCGTGATGGAGGTCTACCTCAAGGAATTCGGCGACAGCAAGTACCGCCCCTGCTTCCTGCTGCGCGAAATGGTGGCTGCCGGCCGTCTGGGCCGCAAGACCGGCCAGGGTGTTTACACCTACTAA
- a CDS encoding crotonase/enoyl-CoA hydratase family protein — MQIDHPSPPPEGCISCEVRGHVLLIGINRPAKRNGWTPAMFQQLAEAYTRLDDEPGLRVGLLHAFGDHFTAGLDLPVIAEFMRTGQKAIPAGLVEPHDYGLPGYRRRTKPMVAAVKGICFTVGIELMLGADIVVAADSSRFAQMEVQRCIMPTGGATLRMPERAGVGNAMLHLLTGDAFDAAEALRCHFVQKVVPAGQELDEAFRIAERIAAQAPQAVVATRLNVLKAIELGQAAAVADFIPVQQRLANSEDAAEGVRSFIEKRPARFTGH, encoded by the coding sequence ATGCAAATCGACCATCCCAGCCCTCCGCCCGAGGGCTGCATTTCTTGTGAAGTCCGCGGCCATGTGCTGCTGATCGGCATCAACCGCCCGGCCAAGCGCAATGGCTGGACGCCGGCCATGTTCCAGCAACTGGCAGAGGCCTATACCCGGCTCGACGACGAGCCTGGGTTGCGCGTGGGCCTGCTCCATGCTTTCGGCGATCATTTCACGGCGGGGCTGGATCTGCCCGTCATTGCCGAATTCATGAGGACTGGCCAGAAAGCCATCCCTGCCGGCCTCGTGGAGCCGCACGACTATGGCCTGCCCGGCTACCGCCGCCGAACCAAGCCCATGGTTGCCGCCGTCAAAGGCATCTGCTTTACCGTCGGCATAGAACTGATGCTGGGCGCCGATATCGTCGTCGCTGCCGACAGCAGCCGCTTTGCACAGATGGAGGTGCAGCGCTGCATCATGCCCACGGGCGGCGCCACACTGCGCATGCCCGAGCGCGCCGGCGTGGGCAATGCCATGCTGCATTTGCTGACCGGGGACGCCTTCGACGCAGCCGAGGCCCTGCGCTGCCACTTTGTACAAAAAGTCGTACCCGCAGGCCAGGAACTGGACGAGGCTTTTCGCATTGCCGAGCGCATTGCCGCCCAGGCACCGCAGGCCGTGGTGGCCACCCGCCTGAATGTCCTCAAGGCCATAGAGCTGGGCCAGGCCGCCGCCGTGGCCGACTTCATTCCCGTGCAGCAGCGCCTGGCCAACAGTGAGGACGCCGCCGAAGGCGTGCGCTCCTTCATCGAGAAACGCCCAGCCCGTTTTACCGGTCATTAA